One window from the genome of Candidatus Neomarinimicrobiota bacterium encodes:
- a CDS encoding aminotransferase class III-fold pyridoxal phosphate-dependent enzyme, with amino-acid sequence MTSTVASRPAFTCDEVRAFVRDHYGIDGAVEPLPAERDQNFRLDGGEAGSFVVKIANRSESAEVLDFQNAVLSRLPELWSSGASPRFVKSLSGDLMGTIRGAAGDEFSVRVLTYLQGEPLAAVFPRCERTLDRLGYALGDLDRCLAGFEHPAMERELRWDLRRAEWISKHTGRIRAVRRRGIVERFLLQYRGRSVPLLPDLPMSVIHNDANDENLLLVSDSEDGWRVAGLLDFGDMVLTHTVNELAIACAYVIFGAEEPLAVAARVVAGYHRARPLSEIEIQVLFPLICMRLCVSVTMSAIAAQDDPLNPHAQISDRQAWETLERLAAVDWHEGESRFREACNLHPLTEQQIGHRHWTHGELLEERRRLIGPSLSLLYEVPLFIVRGRGQFLFDDSGQAYLDCVNNVCHVGHCHPKVVAALSAQAETLNTNTRYLHPYLVEYAERLTATLPEPLRVCYFVNSGSEANELAVRLARSHMGRRDVIVLEDGYHGNTTTLVAMSPYKCEGPGGQGLAEWAHKVVKP; translated from the coding sequence ATGACGTCGACAGTAGCGAGCCGGCCTGCGTTCACCTGCGATGAGGTGCGCGCCTTCGTTCGCGATCACTACGGTATCGACGGCGCGGTGGAGCCGCTGCCGGCCGAGCGCGATCAGAACTTCCGGCTCGATGGTGGCGAGGCGGGCAGCTTTGTGGTGAAGATCGCCAACCGCAGCGAGAGTGCGGAAGTGCTGGACTTCCAGAACGCCGTGTTGAGCCGGCTCCCGGAGCTCTGGTCATCCGGTGCTAGTCCCAGGTTTGTCAAGTCCCTTTCGGGTGACCTGATGGGCACGATTCGAGGTGCCGCGGGGGATGAGTTCAGCGTGCGTGTGTTGACGTATCTGCAGGGGGAGCCTCTGGCGGCTGTTTTCCCCCGCTGTGAGCGCACCCTCGACCGTCTCGGGTATGCGCTTGGCGACCTGGACCGCTGCCTGGCTGGTTTTGAACACCCGGCGATGGAACGGGAGCTCCGGTGGGACTTGCGGCGGGCCGAGTGGATCAGCAAGCATACCGGCCGCATCCGGGCTGTCCGGCGTCGGGGAATCGTGGAGCGGTTTCTGCTGCAATACCGGGGCCGGTCGGTGCCGTTACTTCCGGATCTTCCGATGAGCGTCATCCACAACGACGCCAACGACGAGAACCTGCTGCTGGTGTCGGATAGCGAAGACGGGTGGCGGGTGGCCGGGTTGCTGGACTTCGGCGACATGGTGTTGACCCACACGGTGAACGAGCTGGCGATCGCCTGTGCCTATGTGATTTTCGGCGCGGAGGAGCCGCTGGCGGTTGCCGCCCGCGTCGTTGCTGGATATCACCGGGCGCGGCCTCTCTCGGAGATCGAAATCCAGGTCCTGTTTCCCCTGATCTGTATGCGCCTGTGTGTGAGTGTTACCATGTCGGCCATCGCGGCCCAGGACGATCCCCTAAATCCCCACGCCCAGATCAGCGACCGCCAGGCCTGGGAGACACTGGAACGGCTCGCCGCTGTTGATTGGCACGAAGGCGAGAGCCGCTTCCGGGAGGCCTGCAACCTCCATCCTCTTACTGAACAGCAGATAGGGCATCGTCATTGGACCCATGGCGAGCTCCTCGAAGAGCGGCGGAGATTGATCGGCCCTTCCTTGAGCCTGCTGTACGAAGTGCCACTGTTCATTGTCCGGGGGAGGGGACAGTTTCTATTCGACGACTCCGGGCAGGCCTACCTTGACTGCGTCAACAATGTCTGTCATGTCGGGCACTGCCATCCGAAGGTTGTGGCTGCCCTCTCGGCGCAGGCGGAGACCCTGAACACCAATACGCGCTACCTGCACCCCTATCTGGTCGAATATGCCGAGCGTCTCACGGCTACCCTGCCTGAACCGCTGCGGGTCTGTTATTTTGTGAACTCAGGCAGCGAGGCGAATGAGCTGGCTGTCCGCTTGGCTCGCAGCCACATGGGCCGCCGCGACGTGATAGTTCTAGAGGACGGCTATCACGGCAATACCACCACGCTGGTCGCCATGAGCCCCTACAAGTGCGAAGGGCCCGGCGGCCAGGGGCTGGCTGAATGGGCGCACAAGGTGGTGAAACCCG
- a CDS encoding NAD-dependent succinate-semialdehyde dehydrogenase yields the protein MILEAINPATGETFKTYAELKPAAVQRILDEAAEAFPGWRRTSFRERAALLKQAARVLRTNREDYSVLMTREMGKPLTGSRAEVEKCAWVCDYFADQAEAFLQPEVIQTDARKSFVTYQPLGVVLAIMPWNFPFWQLFRFAAPALMAGNVAVLKHASNVPGCALALEEIFRQAGFPKGVFSTLLVGSPRVAAIIDNPIVQAVTLTGSVPAGRAVAARAGAAIKKTVLELGGSDPYIILEDADLETTVPTCVTARLINSGQSCIAAKRFVVVASLRERFEELFVARMRAQKMGDPMEADTVVGPQARHDLRDEVHRQVQTSIEQGARCLLGGRIPDTKGAYYPPTVLTDVRKGMPAYDEELFGPVAAIIPARDEEEAIRIANDSSFGLGAAVFTRDVEKGERIAASELQAGCCFVNALVKSDPRLPFGGIKASGYGRELSSQGIREFVNVKTVYVA from the coding sequence ATGATACTCGAAGCCATTAATCCCGCTACGGGTGAGACGTTCAAGACCTACGCGGAGCTGAAGCCCGCCGCGGTCCAACGTATCCTCGATGAGGCGGCTGAGGCGTTCCCTGGCTGGCGCCGAACCAGTTTCAGAGAGCGAGCCGCACTGCTGAAGCAGGCCGCCCGGGTCCTCCGCACCAATCGGGAGGACTACAGCGTCCTCATGACCCGGGAGATGGGCAAGCCGCTCACCGGCAGCCGGGCCGAGGTGGAGAAATGCGCCTGGGTCTGCGACTACTTCGCCGACCAGGCCGAGGCCTTTCTGCAGCCGGAAGTGATCCAGACCGACGCCCGCAAAAGCTTCGTCACCTATCAGCCGCTGGGGGTGGTGCTGGCTATCATGCCCTGGAACTTTCCTTTCTGGCAGCTTTTCCGCTTCGCCGCACCGGCGCTCATGGCCGGCAACGTGGCTGTCCTGAAACACGCATCGAACGTCCCCGGCTGCGCCCTGGCCCTGGAAGAGATCTTCCGGCAAGCCGGATTTCCAAAGGGCGTATTCAGCACCCTGCTGGTGGGCAGCCCCCGGGTGGCCGCGATCATCGATAACCCCATCGTCCAGGCGGTGACACTCACCGGCAGCGTTCCAGCCGGCAGGGCGGTGGCCGCCAGGGCGGGCGCGGCTATCAAGAAAACCGTCCTGGAACTGGGCGGCAGCGACCCCTACATCATCCTGGAAGATGCCGACCTGGAAACCACCGTGCCTACCTGCGTCACCGCCCGGCTGATCAACTCGGGACAGAGCTGCATCGCCGCCAAGCGGTTCGTGGTGGTAGCATCCCTGAGGGAGCGGTTCGAGGAGCTCTTTGTGGCCCGGATGCGCGCTCAGAAAATGGGCGATCCCATGGAAGCCGATACCGTCGTGGGTCCCCAGGCCCGGCACGACCTGCGCGACGAGGTACACCGGCAGGTGCAGACAAGTATCGAGCAGGGCGCCCGGTGTCTGCTCGGCGGCCGGATTCCCGATACCAAGGGGGCCTACTACCCACCCACGGTGCTCACCGACGTCCGCAAGGGCATGCCCGCGTACGATGAGGAGCTCTTCGGCCCAGTGGCCGCCATCATCCCGGCCAGAGATGAAGAGGAAGCCATCCGGATAGCCAACGACTCCTCGTTCGGACTGGGAGCGGCCGTCTTCACCCGGGACGTTGAAAAGGGAGAACGCATCGCGGCCAGCGAGTTGCAGGCCGGCTGCTGTTTCGTGAACGCCTTAGTGAAGTCGGACCCCCGCCTGCCGTTCGGCGGTATAAAAGCCAGCGGCTACGGCCGCGAGCTGTCCAGCCAGGGTATCCGGGAATTTGTGAATGTCAAAACGGTATACGTAGCCTAG
- a CDS encoding DUF2779 domain-containing protein, which translates to MDVHQPELAAPPSLIQQRAIEQGLRVGELARQHFPGGVLIEFDPAYISEALADTRRAISQGHKTIFEGAFEFHDVLVRVDVLERQADIGWRLVEVKSSTGVKPEHIQDVAIQAYVLNGAGLETEQFHLMHLNKACTYPELSNLFTLEDLTPQVQGQLSIMAARVDDFHQVLDLPEAPEVLIGQHCNRPYRCPFEEHCWEWVPPNSIFSIPRLTWPRKEQLLREGLIEITRLPTDFPMGEQQARYVESARRQQPIVDWQAIRQELSRLVPPIHFLDFETDAPAVPRFEGLHPYENFPFQFSCHILLEAGGLSHTEYLHQDDSDPRPPLLDALLPAISPTGSVVAYNAPFERSVLKALMTWFPEKTRQLQSISDRLWDQLKIFQKYYTDYRFDGSCSLKSVLPVLVPSMSYQDLAIQQGDAAQATWNLMLKLPPGRERRTLIKDLKKYCGQDTLAMAALYNYLITY; encoded by the coding sequence TTGGATGTCCACCAACCGGAACTGGCCGCACCGCCTTCCCTGATCCAACAACGGGCAATCGAGCAGGGCCTGCGGGTGGGGGAATTAGCCCGGCAGCATTTCCCTGGCGGGGTATTGATTGAGTTCGACCCGGCCTACATTTCCGAGGCACTGGCTGATACGCGGCGGGCCATCTCGCAGGGGCATAAAACTATCTTCGAAGGGGCATTCGAGTTCCACGACGTGCTGGTCAGGGTAGACGTACTCGAGCGCCAGGCCGATATCGGCTGGCGACTCGTCGAGGTCAAGTCCTCCACCGGAGTAAAGCCTGAGCATATTCAGGATGTAGCCATCCAGGCTTACGTCCTGAATGGAGCGGGTCTGGAAACCGAGCAGTTCCACCTGATGCACCTCAACAAGGCGTGTACCTACCCGGAACTCTCCAACCTGTTCACTCTCGAAGACCTGACACCCCAGGTGCAGGGCCAGCTGTCCATCATGGCCGCCAGGGTGGATGATTTTCACCAGGTGCTGGACCTGCCTGAAGCCCCGGAAGTGCTCATCGGGCAGCATTGCAACCGGCCCTACCGCTGCCCGTTTGAGGAGCACTGCTGGGAGTGGGTGCCGCCGAACTCCATATTTTCCATTCCCCGCCTGACCTGGCCCCGGAAAGAGCAACTGCTCCGCGAGGGCCTTATCGAGATCACCCGGCTGCCAACCGACTTCCCCATGGGCGAGCAGCAGGCCCGGTATGTGGAGAGCGCACGCCGCCAGCAGCCCATCGTCGACTGGCAGGCAATTCGGCAGGAGCTGTCCAGACTGGTGCCGCCCATCCACTTTCTTGATTTCGAAACCGATGCCCCGGCAGTACCAAGATTCGAAGGATTGCACCCCTACGAAAACTTCCCCTTCCAGTTCAGCTGTCATATCTTGCTTGAAGCTGGCGGTCTTAGCCACACCGAGTACCTCCACCAGGATGACAGTGATCCGCGACCGCCACTGCTGGATGCCCTGCTGCCGGCGATAAGTCCCACCGGGTCGGTCGTGGCCTACAATGCACCTTTCGAAAGGAGCGTCTTGAAGGCCCTCATGACCTGGTTTCCTGAAAAGACCCGGCAGCTTCAGTCCATCAGCGACCGCCTGTGGGATCAGCTCAAGATTTTCCAAAAATACTACACTGATTACCGCTTCGACGGCTCCTGCAGCCTGAAGAGCGTGTTGCCGGTACTGGTGCCATCGATGAGTTATCAAGACCTGGCCATACAGCAGGGCGATGCGGCCCAGGCGACCTGGAACCTGATGCTCAAGCTGCCACCGGGAAGGGAGCGCCGCACGCTAATTAAGGACTTGAAAAAGTACTGCGGACAGGATACATTGGCTATGGCCGCTTTGTATAATTATCTCATAACAT